A window from Toxoplasma gondii ME49 chromosome IX, whole genome shotgun sequence encodes these proteins:
- a CDS encoding hypothetical protein (encoded by transcript TGME49_266630) → MSRAYADLVVSRKAKAPPFSVDNNDGRPKRPNRVWFDRDRAKACNDMRREYPLHYYISSYDVYAFLATLRQGADPAKRDAAGRTPLDLAVQMAVELIETSLCTSFPIDNIDVTPAATLKPAKDSPPESRPETFTNPFRVKYRDANASMYVQHDIMRYRCADSDVYKSCREPPFPLPSDGHDGAERTYQVATFPPQEFRIKNGDSEDFFRDQQRARRTQSPSFPLPRGDVSRYYAAAHNLRPQQFAYAYDANGKPMSWSRLQREQVQLEQEHLQGEFLVAVEQFLERPPSKAAMSQMRELIRRLNLMMVIIKKYELCLPLKREAAEKAKAYIGTALTYPYLYTASMYEAFKRYPRTPAGQAWDALNPADSRRLVLIILSLKMHGHELFSFMGTVCRLFNSLMEQLGLCDDRCGTGGHWCKLGSECSQFYLHMAFSLDDAQLFQKFITQQQLFDKQDIFKWEDLLYTLMQHRERFRPYFAALLARRLKARVQKRLMNSADQQAYLPETVKYPCEERYFTRQLLGEYSEIFGESEAEEFNSMLRHWRYGAARQAPGTGSEEDNILPAPLPPVSESPAADFWSLRD, encoded by the exons ATGAGTCGAGCATACGCGGACTTGGTTGTTTcgcggaaggcgaaggccCCGCCTTTCTCGGTGGATAACAACGATGGGCGGCCAAAACGTCCAAATCGGGTTTGgttcgacagagacagggcaAAAGCGTGCAACGATATGAGACGAGAATATCCTCTCCACTACTACATTTCGTCCTACGACGTCTACGCGTTTCTTGCCACCCTTAGGCAGGGTGCAGATCCTGCGAAAAGAGATGCTGCTGGACGCACCCCTCTCGACCTTGCTGTGCAG ATGGCAGTGGAGCTAATTGAGACGTCGCTCTGCACGTCTTTCCCTATCGACAATATCGACGTTACTCCGGCGGCAACTTTGAAGCCAGCGAAAGACTCTCCGCCAGAAAGTCGTCCGGAGACTTTCACCAATCCCTTTCGGGTAAAGTACCGCGACGCGAACGCCAGCATGTATGTTCAGCACGATATCATGCGGTATCGCTGCGCAGACTCGGATGTCTACAAATCCTGTCGGGAGCCGCCATTCCCTCTTCCCTCAGATGGTCACGATGGTGCAGAACGGACTTACCAGGTGGCCACCTTTCCACCACAAGAGTTTCGCATAAAAAACGGCGACTCTGAAGATTTCTTCAGGGACCAACAGCGCGCGCGACGAACAC AATCTCcatcgtttcctcttcctcggggGGACGTCAGTCGCTACTACGCAGCTGCTCACAATTTGCGCCCGCAACAGTTCGCTTACGCCTATGATGCTAACGGCAAGCCGATGTCGTGGTCTCGCCTTCAGCGCGAGCAAGTTCAGTTGGAGCAGGAACACCTACAGGGAGAGTTTTTGGTGGCTGTGGAGCAGTTTCTCGAGCGTCCGCCGTCGAAGGCCGCGATGTCTCAGATGCGCGAGCTGATACGGCGGCTCAACCTCATGATGGTTATCATCAAGAAGTATGAACTCTGTCTGCCGCTGAAGCgtgaagcagcagaaaaggcgaaggcTTACATCGGTACGGCGCTCACGTACCCGTACCTCTACACGGCGTCCATGTACGAGGCGTTCAAGCGCTACCCCAGAACGCCTGCGGGGCAG GCATGGGACGCTCTTAACCCTGCAGACAGCCGCCGGCTGGTGTTGATTATCTTGTCGCTGAAGATGCACGGCCATGAACTATTCTCGTTTATGGGCACCGTTTGCCGGCTGTTCAACTCACTTATGGAGCAGCTCGGTCTCTGCGATGACCGCTGTGGCACTGGTGGACATTGGTGTAAGCTGGGCAGTGAGTGCAGTCAGTTCTACCTTCACATGGCCTTTTCACTGGACGATGCTCAGCTCTTTCAAAAGTTCATCACGCAGCAGCAACTCTTCGACAAACAGGACATCTTCAAGTGGGAGGATCTCCTCTATACCCTCATGCAG CATCGCGAAAGGTTTAGGCCGTACTTCGCGGCTCTCTTGGCGAGGCGCCTCAAGGCGCGTGTGCAGAAGAGATTGATGAACTCGGCAGATCAGCAAGCCTACCTGCCAG AAACCGTCAAGTATCCCTGCGAGGAACGTTACTTCACCCGTCAGCTACTCGGTGAATATTCTGAAATTTTTGGAGAGTCGGAAGCAGAAGAATTCAACAGTATGCTGCGTCACTGGCGATACGGCGCAGCCCGGCAGGCACCTGGCACGGGCTCTGAGGAAGACAACATTCTCCCGGCTCCGCTGCCTCCTGTTTCTGAGTCTCCGGCGGCAGATTTCTGGTCTCTTCGAGACTGA